The Candidatus Eremiobacteraceae bacterium DNA segment CCCGCCGATTCCGCGACCCGCGTGCTGCGCCTCTACGTGACTTCGTCGGCCGCGCGTGGAGCACTGACGGTCCATCTCGACGGCCGCACGTACGCGGACGCCTCGCTGACCGGTTTGCGCTCCGCTCGCGACGGCGTTTATACGCTGGTCTACCGCGCGCGGGTCCCGCAGCGAATCGACGTCGAATTCACTACGGCGTCGACTTTTTCTGCCGGTGGGGGCGTGGGATTTCGCGCCGCCACGCTGGCCCCGTTCGCACGGGTCTCGGCGGCGCCTTCGCTCGACGAAGCGACGTATCACAACGACAAGCTTCGAACGGGCTGGAATCCCAACGAATCCATCCTTAATACGACTAACGTTTCGCCGTCGACATTCGGACTTTTGAAGACCTTGACCGTGGACGGCAACGTCCTTGCGCAGCCGCTCTACCTTTCACAATATCCGCTGCCCAGCGGCACGCAAAACGTGCTGATCGTGGCCACCGAGCACGACTCGATCTACGAATTCAATGCCGATAGCGGCGATCTGATCAAGCAGGTCAGCTTGGGCCAGTCGCAATCGTCGAACGACGTGGGCTGCCAAGACATCAGGCCCGAGTACGGCATCACGTCCACGCCCGTCATCGATCGCGCAAAGGGCCGGATCTACGTCGTCGCGGGCGTCGAACCGACAGCGTTCAATTTCCACACCAAGCTGCACGCGCTGGACATCGGCACGCTGCAAGACGTCGTCAGCCCCGTCGAGATCAAAGCGACGGTGACGCTGAGCAACGGATCCACGCGATCGTTCGATCCGCACAACCAGATGAACCGCGCGAGCATGGCTTTCGCGAATCAGTCGATCTATCTGGGAATCGGTTCGCATTGCGACAACAACCCCGGCAATATCGTCGGCTGGGTATTGCGGTACAATGCCTCGCTCCAGCGAATCGGAAAGTTCGCCACCACGGAAGACACGGATTCGTATCTCTTGAGCAGTGTTTGGATGACGGGCTTCGCGCCCGCGATCGATGAGGGCGGGAACCTGTATGCCATCACCGGCAACGGTTCGTTCGACGCGGAAAATGGCGGCAAGAATTTCGGCGAGAGCGTGATCCGGCTGCCGCTCGACCTATCGCAGCCTTCGGACTATTTCACACCGGATGACTGGTCCGATCTCAACAACGGCGATGTCGACTTCGGCTCGGGCGGGGTGATGCTGCTGCCGCCGCAACAGGCGGCGGTGAGACAGATCGCCATCGCTCAAGGCAAGGCGTCCACGATCTTCGTGCTCAACCGCCACAACCTCGGCAAGGAGACGTCCAACGACGCGGGCGCTTTACAGACCATACCGAACACAGGTGGCGGCGTATGGGGCGGCCCGACCTACTACAGCGGTCCGACGGGCCAGTTCGTGTACTATCAAGCGGGCGGCGCACGACTGCTGTCTTTCGCCGTCGTTCAAAACTCAAGCGGTGTGCCGCAATTGCAATTGTCGTCCACCGGATCGAGTTTTTCCGGCTACGGCGGATCCACGCCGGTGGTATCGTCCGATGGACAAATGCCGGGTACCGGTATCGTGTGGCTCGTAAACCGAGCGAGTAATCCGCTGGTTCTCGAAGCCTACGATGCGACCGACGTTTCGAAGCTGCTCTTCAGCGGCGCCGCAGGCAGCTGGGGAAACCCGCAGCAAAACGGCTTCGTGACGCCGCTCGTCGCCAACGGCAACGTCTACGTTCCGGCTACCAACACGGTCTCGATGTTCGGCCTCGGAGGGACCGACATCGCGCCGCCAGCCGGTCCGGGCGGAGCACTCGCGCCAGGCGAACATCGGATCACGGGGACGATCGTCGGTGTGGCGGCCAGCACATTGACGTTGCGGCTGCGCGACGGACGGAACGCGAAAATCGACCTCACGCTTGCGCGCGCCGCGCAGCACCTCGGCATTTTGCCGGTCGGCCATGCGGTGACCGTCTACGGCTCCATCGACCGCGCGGGAGCGTTTCACGCTACGAGCATCGGCCACACGAGTCCGAATCCCGCCAACTGGTCCCCGGACCGGTAGCCGTAACCTCTGTAGGAGGGTGAGCAGCGCTCACCCATGGGCAAGCGATGCTTGCCCTCCTACATAAGCTGCGTGGGGTGAGCGTTGCTCACCCTCCTACGTGGGCCGCGATCTATTCGGAGTCGACTGGCCTTGTGTCGGGGGGCTGGCTCAGAAGGCTCTTGATCGTCACGTTCCCAGTGGGAATCGGCGTGAATCTCCTGGGCTCGCTTCCAAAATTGAAAAGTGTGAACAGATCGTCCGTCTTCGAATCTAGTTGTCCAAGCGATGACAAGCCGTAGACGTCCTCGATGAAGTGCGGAATCGCGGCGAAGTCGCGCGGAGTGTGGTCGACGAAATTCGATTTGGCGTAAGGGCCTATCGCCAACAGGGGGACGCGAAAGCCGTATTCATACGGGTCGTCCGGAGTCCCGGTCGGGTGCCTATACGATACGTGATCGTACCAGCCGCCCCAATCGTCCCAGACCACGATCACCGCACACTTATTCCAATACGGAGACTCGCCGAGAGCATTCACAACCGATGCGACCCATGCGGGGCCGCCTTTGTTGCCGAAGCCCGGATGATCCGAGTTCCCATAGCTCGGGATCACATAGCTTACTCGCGCCAGCCGGAGGTTTTCGATATCCGACAGAATGGTTTTTTCCGGTACGATGATGTTCGCCTTATCGTTATCGTATAGTGACCGGATCGCGTAGGGTGCGGTCCAGATAAAATTGGTGCTCGGCGTGTAGTATTTCCACGAAATGTGCGCGCTGTCGAGTTCGTTGAAGATCGTCAGCGGATCGATGCACGGAAAGATCGGATTGCCCTCGATGCCGGGAAATGCGCTCCTCATGTCGATGGTCGGCGCTTTCTGGGACGGCGGAGCGTTGCATCCGGCCGGCATGTATTGCTTATCTTCGTCCGCGATGTTCCAATGCGAGCCGGGGGTCCCGGATGTCGCCGCGATCAAGTAGATGTGTGCGGGAAAGCTCGGACCTTCATTGCTCTGAAGGACTTCATCGGCAAACGCATATTGCGAAGCAAGCGCGGTATACGGCTGGATATCCGCCGGATTCACGTACGAGAACGGCTCATCCGGCGGCGCTAGCCCGCAGTACTCGAGATCGAAACCTTGCGTGGCCGCTTTGACGAACGCCCCGTGGGAGTGACTGCACGAATATCGCCCACCTAGATCGGTCTCCGCCAGCATCACGCGGTTGTGGTGCGAATCGTATCCGTAGTTCTGCGTATCGACGCCCGGTTGTGTCTGGAAAAGGTTGTCGACCGTGCGGTTCTCCTGGATCATGACGATCGTATAGAGCGGCAGCGTCGGCGCCTGGCGCTTCGCGTGTAAGGCTGCGCCGCTCGGGATCGGCGCAGCAACATCGCGCGCACCGCATCCGCCCGCGAGCGCGATGAGAGCGTATGCACAGAATGCGATGATAACAATTTTCATGTCAAAGGCTCCGGCTACTGCGAGTCGATCGGCGTCAGATCCGGAGCGCGGTGGATGAGGCTTTTGATCGTGACGTTCCCGGTGGGAATCCGTGTGAATTTCCTTGCCGTGCCGCTGAAATTGAACATGCTGAACAGATCGTCATGGTTGTGTCCGACCTGCCCACGGGTGAGTTACACCCGACAGGATGCCCATTATCTTGCGCGACGTTTGTATGACGTCCATCGTTCTCCGATATGTTCCAGTGCGAGCCTGTCGTCACCGAGGTCGCCGCGATCAGACACAAGTGCGCGGGAAAAGTTGGCCCCTCGTTGCTCTGCAGCACGTGGTCGGCGAATGCGTATTGCGTCGCAAGCTCGGTATACTGCGTGATATCCGATGGGTTGACATACGAAAATGCGATGTCGCGGGGCGCGTTCTTCCCGCAATTGACCTGGTCGAACCCTTCCGTCACTTCGCTGACGAACGCCGTGTGCGAATGATTGCAATCCCACGACGCTCCCAGAGCGATCTGCGTGAGCTGCACGCGCTGATGCTGCGAATCGATCCCGAAGTTTTGCGTGTCGACGCCTGGCTGCGTTTGAAAGAGGTTGTCGACCGACCGGTTCTCTTGCACCATGACGATGACGTATGTTGGCAGCGAGAGCGGTCTGCGGCGCGCCTGCAAGCCCGGCCGGCCCGGGGCCGCGCCGATCGCGTGCCCCGCTCCGCATCCGGAAGCGATCGCGGCGACCGCGCACAATGCAAATGCGGATCGTATAATTCTTAACACGTCGTTCGCTCTCCGCGTGATAGAAAAATGGCGCTTGTCAAAGATAATGCTCGCTCATTCAATCCGCGTTTTGCGGTCGCCTATGTCACAATGATTAATTTTGGCAGATGCGTACATGACTTTGGAAGCGCCGCCGAGCGCTTACCGAAAGTGGGCGAACGAAGCGAGCCGTCTTACGCGGGAGGTTCGTTGCGCGCATTCCGGGCGACCGAGACCCGGGTCGAAATGCCCGCATGGTCGATGATCGCGTCAACGAGATCGCGGTGCGGGGACAACGAGCAGGCTGGGTCGGTCAGCGCGGCGTCGCCGGCCAGCAAGAACGCCTGGCAGCGGCATCCGCCGAAATCAACATCCCGGCGCTCGCAGCTGCGGCAAGGCTCGGTCATCCAAGCCGTGCCGCGATATGCTGAAAAGGCCGCCGACCGGTACCATATCTCCTCGAGCGTGCCTTCGCGCACGTTTTCGAATCTCAGCGAAGAGATTGCCGCCGCCGCAGGACACGGCAACGCGCGGCCGTTCGGCGCGACCGTCATGAATTGGCGGCCCCAGCCGTTCATGCACGGTTTGGGAAACGCGTCGTAGTAGTCGGCGCGCACGTAGACGATGTCGAGCTTGCCGCGCAGGCGCTCCTGAGCTCGCGCGACGAGCGCGTCGGTTCGCGCAACCTGTTCGCGCGACGCAAGCACGGTCGCGCGGTTACGATGCGCCCATCCATACATCTGCGCGTTGGCCAATTCCAGCCGCCTGATCCCAAGACGTTCGGCCAGCGCGATGATTCCCTCGGCATCGTCGATATTGGCGCGATGCAAGACGCAGTTCAGCGTGACGGCGAGGTCACCGCGAGCAGCCGCTCGTGCGAGCGCATCGAATTTCGCCGCGTGGACGGTCGCGCCGGCGATGAGGTCGCCGGCTCCGGCATCGGCGGATTGCACGCTGATCTGCGCATGGTCGAGACCGGATTCGACAAGCCGGTCTAAGAGAGCGTCCGAGAGGAATGTGCCTTGTGTGATGAGGTTCGAATAGAGGCCGTGCACCCGCGCCGCGGCCACCATAGCCACCAGGTCATCGGCCCGCAGGGTCGGTTCGCCGCCCGAGAAATGGATCTGCACGATTCCAAGGGCCGCGGCTTCACCGATGACCCGCAGCCACTCGTCCGTGCGCATCTCATCGCGATACGATGACAGGTCGAGCGGATTGTAGCAATATGCGCATTGCAGGTTGCAGCGGTACGTGATCTCGGCCAAGAGGGATAGCGGATGGGCCACCCGCGCATTCATGAATCGAATCCGATCCACACACGCTGCGCGAACTCCTCGAGCAGACTCGATACGTCGGCTGCGAGGTCGGCGCCGGCCGCGTCGAACCGTTCGTTCATGCGCGCGACGATGCCGGCGATGTCTCGTTTTCCGTCGATCGATTCGACCACGGCGGCGCTTGTGGCCGAGAGCTTGACGGCGCCCTCGGGCACGAGCAGCATTGTCTCACCGCCGGCGAGCGTTCGCAGTCGCACGCCCGGCAGCAGCCGGGGAACCGACGAGGGGTCGATGGGCTTCACTGGCCGGCTGCTCCGCGCTCGACCGCGTCGAGAAGTGACCAGAGCACGTCGCATTTGAACCGCAGTGCCGAGACGCACGCATCCTGCAGCTCGCTTGAGGTGGCGGATTCCGTGACCCACGCGAGCGCGTACGCCGAATCGCGCGGAGCAAGGAGCAGGCGTGCGCGGAAATAGTCGAGGCCGGCCGGATCGATCCACGGATACTTCTCACCGATCGCGACGATTCGCGCCGCCATCAACTCCGGCGCGAAAAGTTCGGTCAGCGACGATGCCACCGCTGGCAGCCACGGACTCGTTCGAGCGAAATTCACGTACGCGTCGACGGCGAACCGCGCACCGGGATTGACAAAGCGCTCGGAGACCACCGCATCGTCGCGCAATCCGGCGGCTCGCGCTAACGTGAGCCACATCTCGATGCCGCCGCCGGCGCCGTCGGTTGTCCCGTCGTGATCGAGTATCCGCTGCACCCAGACCCTTCGCCTCGCGCGGTCGGGAAGATTGGCGAGAATGGCGGCGTCTTTTATGGGAATGCATTTCTGGTAGTAGTAGCGGTTGTAGATCCAACTGTGCAGTTGGGCCCGCGACAGCTGGCCGGCATGCATCGCGCGATGAAACGGATGGCGGTCGTGATAGTGCTGCGCGCCCACTTCGCGCAGCCGGGCGACGAACGCGTCAGCGGGTTCCATCGAGCACGATCTCCGCGCCTTCGCTGGGAATCGAAAACGCCGCGTCGCGCAGAGCCTGCGCAGCCGCCGACCGCGGATCGAGCACCGGATTCGAGTTGTTGATGTGGGTGCAATATCGATGAGGCCCCGCGGCGGCTGCGTGCCCCGCCATTTCGTGCAGCCAGCCGTCGCGGCCGCCGATCGGAGCGTGCCCCATATCGCGAGCGCTGCGCGTGCCGAGCCCGAGCGATGCGAGCTCATCATCGCTCCAAAAAGAGCCGTCGAGAAAAATGACGTCGCACGAATCCGCGGCCGCGAGGAGCGCTTCGTTCATGCGCAACGTCACCGGCGCATAGAGCAGACGGGCGCTATGCTTTCCGTTGCGGCTCTCAAAGCAGTATGCGGTCGCGGAGCCCGGAAGCTCTTCCGCGCCTGCGTACGAGGGCATGAGCCCGGGAACCTCGATGGCGGTCACCCGCAAACCTGTTACGGAGATCGGCACGTCGGCCTGGACTGCGCCCGGGTCGAACACACTCCACGTCCGTCCGCCGGTCTCGAGAGGAACGAACATCGAGTTTCCACCGGCGAGCGCGTCGCGCACGATTGTACTGGAGAATATCCGCAAGGTCTGCGCCTGTCGGAATTCGAGCAACCCGGCGGTATGATCGATGTTCGCGTCGGTCAAGAGGATCGCGCTCACGGGCGTCGCGCGCATATGACCGCGATGCCGAGCAGGCAACAATTCCAATTGCCGGCGCACATCGGTGGTGGCATTGACGAGCACCCATGCGAGACCGTCGCTTGACACGGCTATCGACGCCTGCATGCGCGCGGGCGCCCGGCCCGCGCGCGCCGCTTCGCAATTCGCGCAGTGGCAATTCCACTGCGGTACGCCGCCGCCCGCGGCAGTGCCGAGGACGCGGACGATCAATATCTAGATCGAAGTCGAGGTTCCGAGGTAGGCCGTGACCTCCGCACCGAGCGGCACGTACTCGAATGCCGGTTTTTCCCAGCGCTGCTTCATGGTCGGGCACTCCTATAGATGCGGCAGAGCAGGCGAATACGTCGCGCGAGCGCTCTGTTCCCCTCATCGGAGACTGCCGCGCGGCGATTTCAGTCCAGGAGTGCTCGAGCCTGCGGCAAACATTGGACGATGCCAATGGGAAGGCGCTCCGTCGCGCTTATCGCAGTGTTGCTCGTCGTCGTCGCGGCGGCTCTATTCGGCTACACGCATCGCGGCCGGCTCGCTGCGGCCTGGCGCCTTCGCGTGGTGGGCCAAACCAGCGTTCACATCGCCATCGGGAAGCCGTTCCCAGCGCTCGATTTGGTGTCGCCCGACGGTACCCCGTCGCACTACGTTCCGACGATGGGCAAGGTGACGGTCGTCAATGTGTTCGCCACCTGGTGCCCGCCGTGCCGCGCCGAATCGCCCGCGTACGCTCGTTTTTCGAAAAACGCTTCGGCGCGCGGCGTCGAGATCATGGCGATCGACCGGGCTGAATCGGCGCCGAAAATCGAAGCCTACCGCCGGGAGTTCGATCTGACGTTTCCCTATTTGATCGACGACGGCGACTCGACGAAGGACGTTCTCGGCGCCCGCGCCATGCCGGTGACGATTGTGGTCGACGCAAAAGGCATCGTTCGCGCCGACATCGCCGGGCCGGTCACCCTCGAACGCCTCGATGGTCTCGCGGCGCAGGCCGGACAGCCTCTTTAACTAGCCGAATCCGATTCGTCCCGCACAGAGGGAATATAACACTACTTAGTGGTCTATTATATACCGGACAGTAGTATATCGTAGGCTAACTGAGATATAATCGATCCATCATGGACCTTGTGCTTAGTCCGGCGATATTCGGATCGGCTTTACGTACGAAGATTCTCGTACTGACCGCTTTGCTCGGCGAGACGTACCCGAGCCAACTTGCCCGGACCTTGAATACGTCGCCGTCGGTTGTCGGAATGGCCGTCGACCGGCTAGAGCGCGAGCGGTTGGTCGCCACCCGGCGCTTTGGAATGGAACGCCGCATATCGCTCAATCCGTCCACGCCGTTCAGCGGAGAACTGAGAGCGCTCCTGTTGAGACTCGCCGAGTCGTCTCCGGAATATGACGCGGCCGTCGGTTCGATCAGGGCTCGGCCGCGCCGCCGCGGCAAACCGCTAAGTCCCGAAAGTCGCGAGCAGGCCGATCTCGCGCGTGCGCTGGCAGCGCGTAAGCGATGATCGACGCATCATCGAGCCTCGAAGATGTCGTCTTCGCCGTCTGCACCGGATTGGATGCGCGCGGATTGAAGGTGGTTCTCGTCGGCGGAAGCGCCGCCACGTTTTACTCAGCCGCGGCATACCAATCGTTCGACGCCGACTTCATCGCGCAATTCGCCGCCGGCAGGAAGACGGAGGCTCTCTTGGTCGCGACGATGAGCGGCCTTGGCTACGACCTCGATCTGCAGAGAACATTCCGGCATCGAAACGGCAGCCCGTTCGCGATCGAGTTTCCGAAAGGCCCGCTTGGAATCGGCGGCGACTACGTCGGCTACAAGACGGTGAGGCGAGACGGCGAGACATTGTATGTCATCTCGCCGACCGATAGCGTCCGGGACCGCCTTTGCGGCTACTACTATTGGGATGATCGCTCGGCTTTGATCGCCGCGGTGGATGTGTCGCTCGCCGCTTCCGATGACGTCGACCTCGACGGCATTCAAGTTTGGAGCAGCCGCGAAGGACATTTGGCCAAGCACGCCGATTTTCGGCGGCTGCGCGATTCCCGTGCGTCGGCCGCAAGGGCGTAGACGCTACGCCGGCTCGCGGCGCAGCGCGGTGCCGAACGCGGTGATGAGTTGGTGCGGCAGCACGCCGGCTGCTTGCGCCACTTCGTCGAGACGCACGCCGTCAATATCTCCAAGTATCGTGCCCTCGTCTCCCGGAACCACGCGATCGCGTACTCTAGGCGCAAGCCGCACCATGCTGAAATTCATGCCGATGGCCCCCACGATGGGGCAGCGGGCGCCGCACACGATGATGGAACCAGCGCCGGGCGGCACGCGCGGCATCCCATCCGCGTAACCGATCCGCAGCGTGGCGATGGCGTCGCCGGCTTGTGCCGACTCGAGGCCCCCATAGCCGAGCGGCGTCGGCGTTGTGAAGCGCTTGACGCCGACCACAGACGCGAACACCTCGACCGCCGTGCGCAGCCTCGCAGTCAACGCCGGATCGCCAAACGCCGCGCCGAAGAGGCCGATGCCGATGCGCGCAGCGTCACCGCCGGCGCCCCAAACGACGGGTCCGGTCGACGCGAGATGCACGGTGCGAAGGGGCATGCCTTCGCTGCGCATAGCGTCCACGGCGCTGGCGAACGCCACGGACTGGTCGTGGAGAGAATCTTCCGATGCGATGTGCGTCCATGCGCCGGCCCAATCGATGCCGCGATGACCGCGCACGGCTGCCGCGAAGGCGCCCGCGCGCCAAGCGGGCACACCGCTCCAGCCGGTCCCCGTGTCCACCGCCACGTGCGCCCGGACAACGCCGCCCTTCCATTGGGCCATGGCCGCTATGTGCCTCGCGCCGTCCTCGTCCTCAACGCTCGGCACGATGCCCATGCGCGCGGCGAACGGAAGCGCTTCGATCGGCGTGGCCATCGCGTGGATCAACGGAACGCGTATCGACGCCGCGCGAAGCGGCGCCGCTTCGTCGACATCGACGATGACCAGACACGGCGCGCCGGCCTTCACGCACGCGCGGGCGACCGGCACCGCCCCGGCACGATACGCGTCGGACTTCACCACCGGCCAGAGGAGCCGCGGAGCGAGCACCGACTGCCACACGCGCGCGTTGTGCTCGATCGCGTCCTCGTCCAGCCGTATCGACGGCTGTTTCAAAAAATCTTTCTCGAATCGAGCAGGATGGTGACGGGGCCGTCGTTCGTGAGCATCAGGTGCATCTCGGCGCCAAACTCACCGGTTTGCGCTCGCACGCCGGCGCTGCGCAACCGCTCCACGACGTGATCGAAAAGCGGCCGCGCTTGATCGCCCGGAGCGGCGGCGACAAACGATGGCCTGCGGCCTCTGCGTGCGTCGCCATACAGCGTGAATTGCGACACCGCGAGCACGGCGCCGCCGGCGCCGGCCACGTCCACGTTCATCACGCCCGCGCCGTCATCGAACACGCGCAAGCCCATGATCTTCGAGGCGATCGCCTCGGCATCGCGCGTTTCATCATCGCGGGCGACGCCGATCAGCGCGACCAATCCGGCGCCGATCTCGCCGACGATCCGGTCGCCGACGCGCACCGAAGCGGTCGACACGCGCTGGACGACGGCTCGCACGACAGACTTCGCTTTAGCCGCGTCCGGGCGCGCGGGGTTGCGCGGCCGTCACTGCGTGCTCGCGCGCGCTTCGCGTTTGGTCACGCGATAGGCGTTGCGCACGTCGCGGACGTTGGAGACTTTGGTGAGAATGCGGCTCAGGTGGCTTAGGTCGCGGATCTCGAGGCTGCACGAAATCGTTGCGGTATGGTCCCGTTTGACGCGCGCGGTCACCGATGTCGCGTTGGTCTTCTGCTCGGACAGCACGGCCATGATCTCCTGGAGCAATCCCGGCCGGTCGAGCGCCTCCACCTCGACATCGACCAGATGCGAGTCCTTCGGCGCCGCATCCCACGACACGTCGATAAGGCGCTCGGGCTGCGCCGTGATCTGGGCGACGTTCGGACAATCCACCCGGTGCACGGAGACGCCCTTGCCTTGCGATATGAAGCCCAAGATGGGATCGCCGGGCACCGGCATGCAGCATTTCGCGAAGCGGACGAGCACGTCGCCGGCGCCGAGAACGCTGATGCCGGATGATCCTCGCCGGATACCCGGCTTTCGTCCGGTGGTCGCACCGGCGGTCGAGGCCGCTTTCAAACGGCCGTCGAGTGAGATGACGTTTTGACGGCGCGCTTCCTCGCGCAGCTTGCCGATGATCGATTGCAGCGAGACATCGCCGAAACCGATGGCGGCCATGAGATCGTCGACGGTCGCATGGTTCAGCCGCGTTGCGAGCGCGCTGAGGAATTGCGCAGTCGCGACCACACCGAGCTGTTGACGCGAGATCTCCCGCTCGAGCGCGTCGCGGCCGAGCGACATATGCTCGTCGCGCCGGTTCTTGCGGAACCATTGTTTGATCTTGTGCTTGGCGCTGGACGTCTTGCACGTCGTGAGCCAGTCGAGCGAAGGCCCACTGCTCCCTTTATTGACCAGCACTTCGCAGATGTCGCCCGTGCGAAGCGTATAGTCCAAGGGCACGATCTTGCCGTTGACCTTCGCCCCGACGCAATGGTGGCCGACCGACGTATGCACGTGGTAGGCGAAATCGAGCGGCGTGGCTTCCACGGAAAGGCCCATGACGTCGCCTTTGGGCGTGAAGACGAACACTTGATTGTCGAAGAGGTTGAGCTTCAAGTGCTCCATGAACTCGCGGCTGTCGCGCATGTCTTCTTGCCACTCGAGAAGCGAGCGCAGCCACGCGAGCTTTTGATCGAGGTCGTCCTCGCGGCCGCCTTCCTTGTATCGCCAGTGCGCGGCGATGCCGTACTCCGAGGTCCGGTGCATGGCGCGCGTGCGGATCT contains these protein-coding regions:
- a CDS encoding bifunctional (p)ppGpp synthetase/guanosine-3',5'-bis(diphosphate) 3'-pyrophosphohydrolase, which produces MASKFSHLLEKVRTYHPGLDAAWLEGVYTFAKSAHDGQTRASGETFISHPLEVASILADLEMDPASIAASLLHDVVEDTTIPLEEVERRFGPEIAGLVDGLTKLTKIPYQSKEDIQVENLRKMFLSMAKDIRVIIIKLADRLHNMRTLQSLPPAKQRNIAQETMEIYAPLAHRLGIYKIKWDLEDLSLRYMDPAGYRDIADKVQKRRNEREQLVESVIAQVGERFAAMGIEADINGRPKHFFSIYQKLQRGKEFAEIFDLIAVRIVVDSVKDCYGAVGVVHSIWTPLPGRFKDYIAMPKTNGYQSIHTTVIGPGGDPLEIQIRTRAMHRTSEYGIAAHWRYKEGGREDDLDQKLAWLRSLLEWQEDMRDSREFMEHLKLNLFDNQVFVFTPKGDVMGLSVEATPLDFAYHVHTSVGHHCVGAKVNGKIVPLDYTLRTGDICEVLVNKGSSGPSLDWLTTCKTSSAKHKIKQWFRKNRRDEHMSLGRDALEREISRQQLGVVATAQFLSALATRLNHATVDDLMAAIGFGDVSLQSIIGKLREEARRQNVISLDGRLKAASTAGATTGRKPGIRRGSSGISVLGAGDVLVRFAKCCMPVPGDPILGFISQGKGVSVHRVDCPNVAQITAQPERLIDVSWDAAPKDSHLVDVEVEALDRPGLLQEIMAVLSEQKTNATSVTARVKRDHTATISCSLEIRDLSHLSRILTKVSNVRDVRNAYRVTKREARASTQ